A window of the Brassica napus cultivar Da-Ae chromosome A2, Da-Ae, whole genome shotgun sequence genome harbors these coding sequences:
- the LOC106425646 gene encoding F-box protein At5g25290-like: METPPNCDRGHWSELPMDLLRCLLERLSFVDFHCAKMVCSNWYLCSKQTLGPKVGSPMLIMSQEEGSYCLYNPEEDTFYEAKSNYRFLGSSGKWFLVVDSRSDLHIINVFSNERIRLPPLETVKSSLYKIERLGGDKGFNEFIIIEHEKFSSGNLVTAEDLRAVLWVDEKKGDYFVVWRFEECPYLRFCKKGDVHYHEISTRFDVQSGGLKDVVLKGNSLYVQTEHGYIRHLDLSGQHSFEDVWVINWHPVRMGGYRIISFSNNFAVTTSGEVLSVLAITSESSFERNRTFHLYKKQDTKLIKVDSLGDEALFLDFGITVPADHTLGIEPNSIYFTRDDRFRHKRVSCIDICVYNLATKTIKRFPSLSNLKLKDAQWFLPS, translated from the coding sequence ATGGAGACTCCTCCTAACTGCGACCGCGGGCACTGGTCGGAGCTCCCAATGGACTTGTTAAGATGCCTGTTGGAACGTTTGAGTTTTGTAGATTTCCACTGTGCTAAGATGGTGTGTTCGAACTGGTACTTGTGTTCCAAGCAGACGTTGGGACCAAAAGTCGGATCTCCCATGCTGATAATGTCTCAAGAAGAGGGTAGTTATTGTCTGTACAATCCAGAGGAAGATACTTTTTACGAGGCGAAAAGTAACTATCGATTCCTAGGAAGCTCAGGTAAGTGGTTCCTTGTTGTAGATTCCAGATCAGATCTACATATCATAAACGTGTTTAGCAATGAGAGGATCCGTCTTCCACCTCTAGAGACAGTCAAGAGTTCTCTTTATAAGATTGAGCGATTAGGAGGAGATAAGGGGTTCAATGAGTTTATTATTATTGAACATGAGAAGTTCTCTTCTGGGAATCTAGTAACTGCTGAAGATCTGAGAGCTGTGTTGTGGGTAGACGAGAAGAAGGGTGACTACTTTGTTGTGTGGCGTTTTGAAGAATGTCCGTATCTAAGATTTTGCAAGAAAGGGGATGTTCATTACCATGAGATTTCAACACGGTTCGATGTACAGTCCGGAGGCCTAAAAGATGTGGTACTTAAAGGTAACAGTCTTTACGTCCAAACGGAACATGGCTACATTCGACACCTGGATTTGTCGGGACAACATAGTTTTGAGGATGTGTGGGTGATCAATTGGCATCCAGTGAGAATGGGAGGATACAGGATCATCTCATTTAGCAATAACTTTGCTGTTACAACATCAGGAGAGGTTTTGTCGGTCCTTGCAATAACTTCCGAGTCTAGCTTTGAAAGGAATAGGACGTTCCACCTCTACAAGAAGCAAGACACCAAGCTTATTAAGGTGGATTCTCTAGGCGATGAGGCCTTGTTTCTCGATTTTGGTATCACCGTGCCTGCTGACCACACCCTTGGTATTGAGCCAAACTCCATCTATTTCACCCGTGATGACCGTTTCCGTCACAAGAGAGTTTCATGTATTGACATATGTGTCTACAATCTTGCAACAAAGACCATCAAACGCTTCCCTAGTCTCTCTAACTTAAAGCTCAAGGATGCTCAATGGTTTCTCCcctcttga